The following proteins are encoded in a genomic region of Oscillatoria sp. FACHB-1407:
- a CDS encoding FMN-dependent NADH-azoreductase yields the protein MATLLQVDSSPRGVYPEGGTASHRSISRTLTKQLIQMWQHTDPNSQVTYRDVGRYPVPPIDEAWIAAAFTPPDQLNPNLETALKISDELIDELFAADFLVFGIPMYNYSVPANFKAYIDQIVRVRRTFAIDSDGYQGLVSDKRAVVITTRGGSYANSPLDFQEPYLRAVFEFIGITDIAFIHAENLAMGTEARQRAIASAQASIHQIIANWQQ from the coding sequence ATGGCTACTTTGTTGCAGGTAGATTCCAGTCCGAGAGGCGTTTACCCCGAAGGGGGAACTGCTTCGCACCGCTCTATCTCTCGTACCTTAACGAAACAGTTGATTCAAATGTGGCAACACACTGATCCAAACAGTCAGGTAACTTACCGGGATGTTGGACGCTATCCAGTTCCACCTATTGATGAAGCCTGGATTGCAGCAGCATTTACACCACCTGACCAATTGAACCCAAACTTGGAAACTGCATTGAAAATTTCGGATGAGTTAATTGATGAGTTGTTCGCAGCCGATTTTTTAGTTTTTGGCATTCCCATGTATAACTACAGCGTTCCTGCCAATTTCAAAGCGTATATCGACCAAATTGTGCGGGTAAGACGAACGTTTGCGATCGACTCTGATGGTTACCAAGGACTCGTGAGCGATAAAAGAGCAGTTGTGATTACCACACGCGGAGGCAGTTATGCGAACAGCCCACTAGACTTTCAAGAGCCTTATTTGCGAGCCGTATTTGAATTCATCGGGATCACCGATATTGCTTTTATCCATGCCGAGAACTTGGCGATGGGAACTGAAGCACGACAACGTGCGATCGCGTCTGCTCAAGCGAGCATTCATCAGATCATTGCAAATTGGCAACAATGA